One genomic window of Pseudomonas sp. LFM046 includes the following:
- a CDS encoding TetR family transcriptional regulator gives MNSASGDEQQSREPVPDAPGKRLLMEAALRLGSRSRSLSSLGLRELAREAGLNPNTFYRHFKDVDDLGLAIIRSIATQLRQPLCDLRREAAARAVQGEGDGTPKLMGIDLGRGRRVCHETVQLFFDFVDGNAEAFIIGVRELHGASPVLRAALGEVMDDFAADMAEDIREYKLLPALVAEPVVRRVSRLISRNLFQLSLDYIGEPERRDVIRAEAEEQVLFLFTGASVLQAVGAV, from the coding sequence ATGAATTCCGCCAGCGGCGACGAGCAGCAGTCGCGCGAACCTGTTCCCGATGCACCCGGCAAGCGCCTGCTGATGGAAGCCGCCCTGCGCCTGGGTTCCCGGAGCCGTAGCCTGAGCAGCCTGGGCCTGCGGGAGCTGGCGCGGGAGGCCGGGTTGAACCCCAACACCTTCTATCGCCATTTCAAGGATGTGGACGACCTGGGCCTGGCGATCATCCGCAGCATCGCCACCCAACTGCGCCAGCCCCTGTGCGATCTGCGGCGGGAAGCGGCGGCGCGTGCCGTGCAGGGCGAAGGGGACGGGACGCCGAAACTGATGGGCATCGACCTCGGCCGTGGCCGGCGGGTATGCCACGAGACCGTGCAATTGTTCTTCGATTTCGTCGACGGCAATGCCGAGGCCTTCATCATCGGCGTGCGTGAACTCCACGGCGCATCACCGGTGCTGCGGGCCGCGCTGGGGGAGGTCATGGACGATTTTGCCGCCGATATGGCGGAGGACATCCGCGAGTACAAGCTGCTGCCCGCGCTGGTGGCCGAGCCGGTGGTGCGGCGGGTGTCACGGCTGATCAGCCGCAACCTGTTCCAGCTGTCCCTGGATTACATCGGCGAGCCGGAACGTCGCGACGTCATTCGCGCGGAGGCGGAGGAGCAGGTGCTGTTCCTCTTCACCGGCGCCAGTGTGTTGCAGGCGGTGGGGGCGGTGTAG
- a CDS encoding EAL domain-containing protein: MANHNPNRNLSFQVYLHCLAFALMALGCVSLIAYLFESNPARHELVLLPDSALLTILAGAALLTATRGIRRLSLLASLALLALAGYSLGHNILTGGSEHGRSLISGYWRVRSELAIVACLFGLAMLLAVTRHGGRWLSQLCGLTLIGLALTSQLSLLGASHALARFALRPESGHVANLFVTLLGASVLVLCALPEDRRRLLDRRSMVTGMLGTLATCIGWFLLSQNEIATLNAHSHQLLLRAQSSIENTLTVRLQLVQRMAERWQSLHSLPNEALWEQEAGSYLRDFPNINLITLLDPELRPLRQRVRHEQADDWLKRFLAQNDVRDWLLQVGQGSQAQMSAAQNFSSDNSVTLVATPVHIEGQPTALLVASLNIGATLDSQLGRDLDGFVLEVFEGSRRIYESRTGGDGRSLFPVGEQSTDLGPEGRWRMRTFQTLPRQDYATVYLPPLFMLFGLCFTFLLMVSQSFARLAIERSQRLRESNRELELSLQHQARLQMQNQRIMDHSMDVLCSMDEDECFTQVSPSCHTVLGYWPEEMIGRRFTEFVLAEDRERTRGDIQAIIDGESWEAVRNRCQRKDGSVVHLLWSIGWSESERTLFAVAHDITGLVRHEAYAEDQRDILSMISTDQPLPDILKAICLMSETLQPATLCSVLLVDGDHKRLRLGAAPSLPHSYRQSLDGLAIGPLAGACGTAVFRRQMVVSTDIREDPLWHEHRDLALRHGLHACWAIPLISHHGDVLGTFAVQLRQPCAPDDEALQLIGTAGQLAAIAIERQNDRLRLQESEQRYRSLFIFNPDPVFSFDREGRYLSLNQAGSELIDYRAAELIGQPFSTLVLDEDIGRVHQHLRAALDGTAQHYEVRWRSRAGQVLELDITNLPIVVEGEIVGVFGIAKDIGERNRMTRTLRETLAQSERKAQQLRGLSETALRIGGILDTRALLEFMCEQLRLLVGAHQSLLGLAEAPGMEAVSLSAKYQAWEAPHLSAKGRALSNRAGAGYQPVLLTRAELAVPGDQASGQLPLKGWLAVPLVDHGGRKLGLLQLSDKFDGDFDQDDLAIAQQFAQMAVAALENIRLVQQVLSGEQRLQEQLDFTSAITDSVGEGLLAVDRQGRLNFVNPAGAELLGQSVEALLGQALAEHLPLDLYSAPVTGSRHGEVSLAGDRHIAYDCAPLLHPQTLGGWVIAFRDVSRAKESEKQLRILQRSIEASYNGALICDARADDLPIIYVNPAFERITGYTAGEALGNNCRFLQGADREQPGVAEIRHALTEKREVHVVLRNFRKDGTPFWNDLYIAPVPDEHGEITHFIGVQNDISVQKRVESELAYNASHDVLTGLPNRSLMEDRLRQGYQISQRYQRKLAVMFIDLDGFKPINDSMGHSIGDQILVEVARRLSQLVRPGDTVARPGGDEFILILPDLAREEDVLQVAERVIDGIARPYSIAGGELHITASLGIALGELGMQQPMQLIQQADLAMYKAKKQGRNCYQWYTTDLEQKVGERVTLRNELQKAIEANAFMLYYQPQIDGRSGRVIGFEALLRWQHPQQGFISPAEFVPVAEDTGQIIPLSEWVLATACRDCRELLDRGMTGTVVAVNISAVHFQRNIFVDTVRRVLEETRLPAELLELEITETVLLDNAERAIATLQALKTLGVRLSLDDFGTGFSSLNYLKRLPIDKVKIDRAFVQEIISDLHDAAITQGIISMAHHLRLRVIAEGVETESQFAFLKKGHCDIFQGYYFARPMPFEQLDRFLHEHHKSPAAYLETRSGTSSAQTLLLLDDEENILRALTRVLRRDGYQIFTATRAQDAFALLAKHDVQVILSDQRMPEMSGTEFLSRVKDLHPDTVRIVLSGYTDLKSVTDAINQGAIYKFLTKPWDDEQLRAVITQAFLHHSQAKTKEENATVENDGE; the protein is encoded by the coding sequence ATGGCCAACCACAACCCCAACCGCAACCTCAGCTTCCAGGTCTACCTGCACTGCCTGGCGTTCGCCCTGATGGCCCTGGGCTGCGTCAGCCTGATCGCCTACCTGTTCGAATCGAACCCGGCCCGCCACGAACTGGTGCTCCTGCCCGACAGCGCCCTGCTCACCATCCTCGCCGGGGCAGCCCTGCTCACCGCCACCCGCGGCATTCGCCGGTTGTCCCTGTTGGCCAGCCTGGCGCTGCTCGCCCTCGCCGGCTACAGCCTCGGGCACAACATCCTCACCGGCGGCAGCGAGCATGGCCGCTCACTGATCAGCGGCTACTGGCGGGTCCGCAGCGAACTGGCCATAGTCGCCTGCCTGTTCGGCCTGGCCATGCTCCTGGCCGTGACGCGCCACGGCGGCCGCTGGCTCAGCCAACTCTGCGGCCTCACCCTGATCGGCCTTGCGCTGACGTCCCAGCTGTCCCTGCTGGGCGCCAGCCACGCGCTTGCACGCTTCGCCCTCCGCCCTGAATCCGGGCATGTCGCCAACCTCTTCGTCACCCTGCTAGGGGCCTCCGTGCTGGTGCTCTGCGCCCTGCCGGAGGACCGCCGGCGCCTGCTCGACCGGCGCAGCATGGTCACCGGGATGCTGGGCACCCTCGCCACCTGCATCGGCTGGTTCCTGCTCAGCCAGAACGAAATCGCCACCCTCAATGCCCACAGCCACCAACTGCTATTGCGCGCGCAGTCTTCCATCGAGAACACCCTCACCGTGCGCCTGCAGCTGGTGCAGCGCATGGCGGAGCGCTGGCAGAGCCTTCACAGCCTGCCGAACGAGGCCCTCTGGGAGCAGGAGGCCGGCAGCTACTTGCGGGACTTCCCCAACATCAACCTGATCACCCTGCTCGACCCCGAGCTCAGGCCGCTCCGTCAGAGGGTCCGCCATGAACAGGCCGATGACTGGCTGAAGCGCTTCCTCGCCCAGAACGACGTGCGTGACTGGCTGCTACAGGTGGGCCAGGGCAGCCAAGCGCAGATGAGCGCGGCACAGAATTTCAGCTCGGACAACAGCGTCACCCTGGTGGCGACTCCCGTGCACATCGAAGGCCAGCCCACCGCCCTGCTGGTGGCCAGCCTGAACATCGGCGCCACCCTGGACAGTCAGTTGGGACGCGACCTGGACGGCTTCGTGCTGGAGGTATTCGAAGGCTCAAGGCGCATCTACGAGTCCCGCACCGGCGGCGACGGCCGCAGCCTGTTCCCAGTGGGAGAACAGAGCACTGACCTGGGCCCCGAGGGCCGCTGGCGGATGCGCACCTTCCAGACCCTGCCGCGCCAGGACTACGCCACCGTTTACTTGCCGCCGCTGTTCATGCTCTTCGGCCTCTGCTTCACCTTCCTGCTGATGGTCAGCCAGAGCTTTGCCCGCCTGGCCATCGAACGCAGCCAGCGTCTGCGCGAAAGCAATCGTGAACTGGAGCTGAGCCTGCAACACCAGGCCCGCCTGCAGATGCAGAACCAGCGGATCATGGACCACTCCATGGACGTGCTCTGTTCCATGGACGAGGACGAGTGCTTCACCCAGGTCAGCCCCTCCTGCCATACCGTGCTCGGCTACTGGCCCGAGGAGATGATCGGCCGCCGCTTCACGGAGTTCGTCCTGGCCGAAGACCGCGAGCGCACACGGGGCGACATCCAGGCGATCATCGATGGCGAATCCTGGGAGGCGGTCCGCAATCGCTGCCAGCGCAAGGATGGCAGCGTGGTCCACCTGCTCTGGTCCATCGGCTGGTCTGAAAGCGAGCGCACCCTCTTCGCCGTCGCCCACGACATCACCGGCCTGGTGCGCCACGAAGCCTACGCGGAAGACCAGCGCGACATCCTCAGCATGATCTCCACCGACCAGCCGCTGCCGGACATCCTCAAGGCCATCTGCCTGATGAGTGAAACCCTGCAGCCCGCCACCCTGTGCTCGGTGCTGCTGGTGGATGGCGACCATAAACGCCTGCGTCTCGGCGCTGCGCCGAGCCTGCCGCATAGCTACCGGCAATCCCTCGACGGCTTGGCCATCGGGCCGCTCGCGGGCGCTTGCGGCACCGCCGTGTTCCGCCGGCAGATGGTGGTCAGCACCGACATCCGCGAAGACCCGCTCTGGCACGAACACCGCGACCTCGCCCTGCGCCATGGGCTGCACGCCTGCTGGGCGATCCCGTTGATCTCCCACCACGGCGACGTACTCGGCACCTTCGCCGTCCAGCTGCGCCAGCCCTGTGCGCCGGACGACGAGGCGCTGCAATTGATCGGCACCGCCGGGCAACTGGCGGCCATCGCCATCGAGCGGCAGAACGATCGCCTGCGCCTGCAGGAAAGCGAACAGCGCTACCGCTCGCTCTTCATCTTCAACCCCGACCCGGTGTTCTCCTTCGACCGTGAAGGGCGCTATCTCAGCCTCAACCAGGCCGGCAGCGAACTGATCGACTACCGCGCCGCGGAGCTGATCGGCCAACCCTTCTCCACCCTGGTGCTGGACGAGGACATCGGCCGCGTGCACCAACATCTGCGCGCCGCCCTCGACGGTACGGCGCAGCACTATGAGGTCCGTTGGCGCAGCCGTGCCGGCCAGGTTCTCGAACTGGACATCACCAACCTGCCCATCGTGGTCGAAGGGGAAATTGTCGGGGTATTCGGCATCGCCAAGGACATCGGCGAACGCAACCGCATGACCCGCACACTGCGCGAAACCCTGGCCCAGTCCGAGCGCAAGGCCCAGCAGTTGCGGGGCCTCAGCGAAACCGCGCTGCGCATCGGCGGCATCCTCGATACCCGCGCCCTGCTGGAGTTCATGTGCGAACAATTGCGCTTGCTGGTGGGAGCCCACCAGTCGCTGCTGGGCCTGGCTGAGGCACCGGGGATGGAAGCGGTGTCCCTGTCCGCCAAGTACCAGGCCTGGGAAGCGCCGCACTTGTCCGCCAAGGGCCGGGCGCTCAGCAACCGCGCCGGCGCCGGCTACCAGCCGGTCCTGCTGACCCGTGCCGAACTCGCCGTCCCCGGCGACCAGGCCAGCGGCCAACTGCCCCTGAAAGGTTGGCTCGCAGTGCCCCTGGTCGACCATGGCGGGCGCAAGCTCGGCCTGCTCCAGCTCTCCGACAAGTTCGACGGCGACTTCGACCAGGACGATCTCGCCATCGCCCAGCAGTTCGCCCAGATGGCGGTGGCCGCCCTGGAAAACATCCGCCTGGTCCAGCAGGTGCTTTCCGGCGAGCAGCGCCTGCAGGAGCAACTGGACTTCACCTCGGCCATCACCGACAGCGTGGGCGAGGGCCTGCTGGCGGTGGATCGCCAGGGCCGCCTGAACTTCGTCAACCCCGCCGGCGCCGAACTTCTCGGACAGAGCGTCGAGGCCCTGCTGGGCCAAGCCCTCGCCGAGCACCTGCCGCTGGACCTCTACAGCGCGCCGGTCACTGGCAGCCGCCATGGCGAAGTCAGCCTGGCGGGCGACCGCCATATCGCCTACGACTGCGCGCCGCTGCTGCACCCCCAGACCCTCGGCGGCTGGGTCATCGCCTTCCGGGACGTCAGCCGCGCCAAGGAATCCGAGAAGCAGCTGCGCATCCTCCAGCGCAGCATCGAGGCCAGCTACAACGGCGCGCTGATCTGTGATGCCAGGGCCGACGACCTGCCCATCATCTACGTCAACCCGGCCTTCGAGCGCATCACCGGCTACACCGCCGGCGAAGCGCTGGGCAACAACTGCCGCTTCCTTCAGGGCGCCGACCGGGAGCAGCCGGGCGTCGCCGAAATCCGCCATGCCCTGACGGAAAAGCGCGAGGTCCACGTGGTCCTGCGCAACTTCCGCAAGGACGGCACGCCCTTCTGGAACGACCTCTACATCGCCCCGGTGCCCGACGAGCACGGCGAGATCACCCACTTCATCGGCGTGCAGAACGACATTTCCGTACAGAAGCGCGTGGAGTCCGAACTGGCCTACAACGCCAGCCACGACGTACTCACCGGCCTGCCCAACCGTTCCCTGATGGAGGACCGTCTGCGCCAGGGCTACCAGATCAGCCAGCGCTACCAGCGCAAACTGGCGGTGATGTTCATCGACCTCGACGGCTTCAAGCCCATCAACGACTCCATGGGCCACAGCATCGGCGACCAGATCCTGGTGGAAGTGGCGCGCAGATTGAGCCAACTGGTACGCCCTGGCGACACCGTGGCGCGCCCGGGGGGTGACGAGTTCATCCTGATCCTGCCGGACCTCGCCCGCGAAGAAGACGTGCTGCAGGTGGCCGAGCGCGTCATCGACGGCATCGCCCGGCCCTACTCCATCGCCGGCGGCGAGCTGCACATCACCGCCAGCCTGGGCATCGCCCTCGGCGAACTGGGCATGCAACAGCCGATGCAGCTGATCCAGCAGGCGGACCTGGCCATGTACAAGGCCAAGAAGCAGGGGCGTAACTGCTACCAGTGGTACACCACCGATCTGGAGCAGAAAGTCGGCGAGCGCGTGACCCTGCGCAACGAGCTGCAGAAGGCCATCGAGGCCAACGCCTTCATGCTCTATTACCAGCCACAGATCGACGGCCGCAGCGGCCGCGTCATCGGCTTCGAGGCCCTGCTGCGCTGGCAGCACCCGCAGCAGGGTTTCATCTCCCCGGCCGAATTCGTGCCGGTGGCCGAAGACACCGGGCAGATCATCCCGCTGAGCGAATGGGTGTTGGCGACCGCGTGCCGCGACTGCCGGGAACTGCTCGATCGCGGCATGACCGGCACCGTGGTGGCGGTGAACATCTCGGCGGTGCACTTCCAGCGCAACATCTTCGTCGACACCGTGAGGCGCGTCCTCGAAGAGACCCGTCTGCCCGCCGAACTGCTGGAACTGGAGATCACCGAAACCGTGTTGCTGGACAACGCCGAACGCGCCATCGCCACGCTGCAAGCCCTCAAGACCCTGGGCGTGCGCCTGTCCCTCGATGACTTCGGCACCGGTTTCTCCAGCCTCAACTACCTCAAGCGCCTGCCCATCGACAAAGTGAAGATCGACCGGGCCTTCGTCCAGGAGATCATCAGCGACCTCCACGACGCCGCCATCACCCAGGGCATCATTTCCATGGCCCACCACCTGCGCCTGCGGGTGATCGCCGAAGGGGTGGAAACCGAATCCCAGTTCGCCTTCCTGAAGAAAGGCCACTGCGACATTTTCCAGGGCTACTACTTCGCCCGGCCCATGCCCTTCGAGCAACTGGACCGGTTCCTCCACGAACACCACAAGAGCCCGGCGGCCTACCTGGAAACCCGCTCGGGGACGAGCAGCGCCCAGACCCTGCTGTTGCTGGACGACGAGGAGAACATCCTCCGCGCCCTGACCCGCGTGCTGCGCCGCGACGGCTACCAGATCTTCACCGCCACCCGCGCCCAGGACGCCTTCGCCCTGCTGGCCAAGCACGATGTCCAGGTGATTCTCTCCGACCAGCGCATGCCGGAAATGAGCGGCACCGAGTTCCTCAGCCGGGTCAAGGACCTGCACCCGGACACCGTCCGCATCGTGCTGTCCGGCTACACCGACCTGAAGTCCGTGACCGACGCCATCAACCAGGGCGCCATCTACAAATTCCTCACCAAACCCTGGGACGACGAACAGCTCCGCGCCGTGATCACCCAGGCGTTCCTCCACCACAGCCAGGCCAAGACCAAGGAAGAGAACGCGACGGTGGAAAACGATGGCGAATAG
- a CDS encoding amino acid ABC transporter permease, producing MNYNWDWGVFFKSTGIGTEIYLDWFVTGLGWTIAIALAGWIIALMLGALLGVMRTVPNRWVSGAATVYVELFRNVPLLVQLFLWYFLVPDLLPEPLEIWFKQDLNPATSAYLSVVVCLGLFTAARVCEQVRTGIQALPKGQLGAARAMGFRLPQIYRYVLLPQAFRIIIPPLTSEFLNIFKNSSVASLIGLMELLAQTKQTAEFSANLFEAFTLATLIYFTLNMSLMLLMRMVEKKVAVPGLISVGGK from the coding sequence ATGAATTACAACTGGGACTGGGGCGTGTTCTTCAAGTCCACCGGGATTGGCACTGAAATCTACCTGGACTGGTTCGTCACCGGCCTGGGCTGGACCATCGCCATCGCCCTGGCGGGCTGGATCATCGCCTTGATGCTGGGCGCGCTGCTCGGCGTGATGCGCACCGTACCGAACCGCTGGGTCTCCGGCGCCGCCACCGTCTACGTGGAACTCTTCCGTAACGTGCCGCTGCTGGTGCAGCTGTTCCTCTGGTACTTCCTCGTACCGGACCTGCTGCCCGAGCCGCTGGAAATCTGGTTCAAGCAGGACCTCAATCCGGCCACCTCGGCCTACCTGAGCGTCGTCGTGTGCCTCGGCCTGTTCACCGCCGCCCGTGTCTGCGAGCAAGTGCGCACCGGTATCCAGGCACTGCCCAAGGGCCAGCTCGGTGCCGCCCGCGCCATGGGCTTCCGCCTGCCGCAGATCTACCGCTACGTGCTGCTGCCCCAGGCCTTCCGCATCATCATTCCGCCGCTCACCAGCGAGTTCCTCAACATCTTCAAGAACTCCTCCGTGGCCTCCCTGATCGGCCTGATGGAGCTGCTGGCCCAGACCAAGCAGACCGCCGAGTTCTCCGCCAACCTGTTCGAGGCCTTCACCCTGGCCACCCTGATCTACTTCACCCTGAACATGAGCCTGATGCTGCTCATGCGCATGGTCGAGAAGAAGGTGGCGGTGCCCGGCCTGATCTCCGTAGGGGGTAAATGA
- a CDS encoding SDR family NAD(P)-dependent oxidoreductase, which produces MKSFENKVAAITGAGSGIGRALACALARQGCHLALADVNADGLAETADLVRKLGVQVTETRVNVADRDAVHAWAEQVVLDHGRVNLIFNNAGVAHAGTVDGSDYSEYEWIMNINFWGVVYGTKAFLPHLKASGEGHVVNVSSVFGLFAQPGMSAYNATKFAVRGFTESLRQELDMEGCGVSASCVHPGGIRTNIAKTARMNDSLAKVTGQEASHARQQFNDQLLRTSPDKAAEVILRGVLRDSRRILIGADAWALDGMQRLLPTLYQRLVTTSMRLAAKFAPKPRAEVSKAAE; this is translated from the coding sequence ATGAAATCCTTCGAAAACAAGGTCGCCGCAATCACCGGCGCCGGCTCCGGCATCGGCCGCGCACTGGCCTGCGCACTGGCCCGCCAGGGTTGCCATCTCGCCCTGGCCGACGTGAACGCCGACGGCCTGGCGGAAACCGCTGACCTGGTCCGCAAGCTCGGCGTGCAGGTCACCGAAACCCGCGTCAACGTCGCCGACCGCGACGCCGTACATGCCTGGGCCGAGCAGGTGGTGCTGGACCACGGCCGGGTCAACCTGATCTTCAACAACGCCGGTGTCGCCCACGCCGGTACCGTGGATGGCAGCGACTACTCGGAATACGAGTGGATCATGAACATCAACTTCTGGGGTGTGGTGTACGGGACCAAGGCCTTCCTGCCACACCTGAAGGCCAGCGGCGAGGGCCATGTGGTCAACGTCTCCAGCGTCTTCGGCCTGTTCGCCCAGCCGGGGATGAGCGCCTACAACGCCACCAAGTTCGCCGTGCGCGGCTTCACCGAGTCCCTGCGCCAGGAACTGGACATGGAAGGTTGCGGCGTGTCCGCCAGCTGCGTGCACCCCGGCGGCATCCGCACCAACATCGCCAAGACCGCCCGGATGAACGACAGCCTGGCCAAGGTCACTGGCCAGGAAGCCAGCCACGCCCGCCAGCAGTTCAACGACCAATTGCTGCGCACCAGCCCGGACAAGGCCGCAGAGGTGATCCTGCGCGGCGTGCTGCGGGACAGCCGGCGCATCCTCATCGGCGCCGACGCCTGGGCCCTGGACGGCATGCAGCGCCTGCTGCCCACCCTCTACCAGCGACTGGTCACCACCTCCATGCGCCTGGCGGCGAAGTTCGCACCCAAGCCAAGAGCGGAGGTGTCCAAGGCTGCGGAGTGA
- a CDS encoding NAD(P)/FAD-dependent oxidoreductase has translation MNASASPRPSARHCKIAIIGSGFSGLGMAIRLKQKGENDFLMFEKEAGIGGTWRVNNYPGCGCDVQSHLYSFSFEPNPNWTRMFAKQEEIKSYLEGCWEKYRLQDKTLLRTEITRVAWNDVDELWQIEDAAGNHYSAQFVVSGMGALSTPSIPALNGLENFQGARFHSQQWNHDYDLTGKRVAVVGTGASSIQFVPQIQKQVAQLDLYQRTAPWIMPKPDRAISEGERSRFKRFPFLQQLWRGAIYAILESRVVGFALTPKVMKLAELVARGYIKRKIKDPVLRAKVTPDYTMGCKRVLISNDYYPALTQSNVDVITDGIREIRANSIVAADGNEREIDAIIFGTGFTPSDPLPRGVVFGRGGVDLLDTWPEGPEAYKGTMTAGFPNLFFLMGPNTGLGHNSMVYMIESQIHYVLGALDLLGERRLRSLEVKREVQDRFNGKLQGSLGNTVWNAGGCKSWYLHPVSGRNCTVWPGFTWRFRLLTRNFDPAAYHFSRNVPVHAAQGPLQLSTQEVPA, from the coding sequence ATGAATGCGTCAGCCTCACCCCGCCCCTCTGCCCGTCACTGCAAGATCGCCATCATCGGGTCCGGCTTCTCCGGCCTCGGCATGGCGATCCGCCTGAAGCAGAAGGGCGAGAACGATTTCCTCATGTTCGAGAAGGAGGCCGGCATCGGCGGCACCTGGCGGGTGAACAACTACCCGGGCTGCGGCTGTGATGTGCAGTCCCACCTCTACTCCTTCTCCTTCGAGCCCAACCCGAACTGGACGCGGATGTTCGCCAAGCAGGAGGAGATCAAGAGCTACCTGGAAGGCTGCTGGGAGAAGTACCGCCTGCAGGACAAGACCCTGCTCAGAACCGAAATCACCCGCGTGGCCTGGAATGACGTGGACGAGCTGTGGCAGATCGAGGATGCCGCCGGCAACCACTACAGCGCACAGTTCGTGGTGTCCGGCATGGGCGCCCTGTCCACCCCGTCGATCCCGGCCCTGAACGGCCTGGAGAATTTCCAGGGAGCACGCTTCCACTCCCAGCAGTGGAACCACGACTATGATCTGACCGGCAAGCGCGTGGCGGTGGTGGGCACCGGCGCCTCCAGCATCCAGTTCGTGCCGCAGATCCAGAAGCAGGTGGCCCAGCTCGACCTCTACCAGCGCACCGCGCCGTGGATCATGCCCAAGCCCGACCGCGCCATCAGCGAGGGCGAACGCTCGCGCTTCAAGCGCTTCCCCTTCCTGCAGCAACTCTGGCGCGGCGCCATCTACGCCATCCTCGAAAGCCGCGTGGTGGGCTTCGCCCTGACGCCGAAGGTGATGAAGCTCGCCGAGCTGGTCGCCAGGGGCTACATCAAGCGCAAGATCAAGGACCCGGTGCTGCGCGCCAAGGTCACCCCCGACTACACCATGGGTTGCAAGCGGGTGCTGATCTCCAACGATTACTACCCGGCCCTGACTCAATCGAATGTCGACGTGATCACCGACGGTATCCGGGAAATCCGCGCCAACAGCATCGTCGCCGCCGACGGCAACGAGCGCGAGATCGACGCCATCATCTTCGGTACCGGCTTCACCCCCAGCGATCCCCTGCCCCGCGGCGTGGTCTTCGGCCGTGGTGGCGTCGACTTGCTGGATACCTGGCCCGAGGGGCCCGAGGCCTACAAGGGCACCATGACCGCCGGCTTCCCCAACCTGTTCTTCCTCATGGGACCGAACACCGGGCTGGGCCACAACTCCATGGTCTACATGATCGAATCGCAGATCCATTACGTGCTGGGCGCCCTCGACCTGCTGGGCGAGCGCCGCCTGCGCAGCCTGGAGGTCAAGCGCGAGGTACAGGACCGGTTCAACGGCAAGCTCCAGGGCAGCCTGGGCAACACCGTGTGGAATGCCGGCGGTTGCAAGAGCTGGTACCTGCATCCGGTGAGCGGCCGCAACTGCACCGTCTGGCCCGGCTTCACCTGGCGCTTCCGCCTGCTGACCCGCAACTTCGACCCGGCGGCCTACCACTTCAGCCGCAACGTGCCGGTGCACGCCGCCCAGGGCCCGCTGCAACTGTCCACCCAGGAGGTGCCGGCATGA
- a CDS encoding glutamate/aspartate ABC transporter substrate-binding protein: MRMLPKILATAIAATLISAPAFAAELTGTLKKIKETGTITLGHRDASIPFSYLGTEPGKPVGYSHDIQLKVVEAIKQELGMPELKVRYNLVTSQTRIPLVQNGTVDLECGSTTNNLERQKQVGFSVGIFEVGTRLLSKKSASINEFEDLKGKNVVTTAGTTSERLLKAMNAEKQMGMNIISAKDHGESFLMLESGRAVAFMMDDALLYGEMAKAKKPDDWVVTGKPQSFEIYGCMVRKDDEAFKKVVDKAIADTFASGEINGIYDKWFTQPIPPKGLNLNFPMSEELKKLVANPTDKSAEEI, translated from the coding sequence ATGCGTATGCTCCCCAAGATTCTGGCCACCGCTATCGCAGCAACCCTGATTTCCGCTCCGGCCTTCGCCGCCGAGCTGACCGGTACCCTGAAGAAGATCAAGGAGACCGGCACCATCACCCTCGGTCACCGTGACGCCTCCATCCCCTTCTCCTACCTCGGCACCGAACCGGGCAAGCCCGTCGGCTACTCCCACGACATCCAGCTGAAAGTGGTCGAGGCCATCAAGCAGGAACTGGGCATGCCCGAGCTGAAGGTCCGCTACAACCTGGTGACCTCCCAGACCCGCATCCCGCTGGTGCAGAACGGCACCGTGGACCTGGAGTGCGGCTCCACCACCAACAACCTGGAGCGCCAGAAGCAGGTCGGCTTCTCCGTGGGCATCTTCGAAGTGGGCACCCGCCTGCTGTCCAAGAAGAGCGCCAGCATCAATGAGTTCGAAGACCTGAAAGGCAAGAACGTAGTGACCACCGCCGGCACCACTTCCGAGCGCCTGCTCAAAGCCATGAACGCCGAGAAGCAGATGGGCATGAACATCATCTCGGCCAAGGACCATGGCGAGTCCTTCCTGATGCTGGAATCCGGCCGCGCCGTGGCCTTCATGATGGACGACGCCCTGCTCTACGGCGAAATGGCCAAGGCCAAGAAGCCGGATGACTGGGTCGTGACCGGCAAGCCGCAGTCCTTCGAAATCTACGGCTGCATGGTTCGCAAGGACGACGAAGCCTTCAAGAAAGTGGTCGACAAGGCGATTGCCGACACCTTCGCTTCCGGCGAAATCAACGGCATCTACGACAAGTGGTTCACCCAGCCCATCCCGCCGAAGGGCCTGAACCTGAACTTCCCCATGAGCGAAGAGCTGAAGAAGCTGGTCGCCAACCCCACCGACAAGTCGGCTGAAGAAATCTGA